One segment of Microbacterium arborescens DNA contains the following:
- a CDS encoding AAA family ATPase, whose translation MSITPEQTSWFQETFATLVDNVEKVVLGKRHVIELAFTAMVSEGHLLLEDYPGTGKTSLARAMGQTVQGTSSRIQFTPDLLPGDVTGITVYDQSRGEFEFHQGPIFANIVLADEINRASPKTQSALLEVMEEGQVTVDGVSRRVGVPFLVVATQNPVEQAGTYRLPEAQLDRFLMKTTLGYPDHAATVRILEGAAESRREVSPVITPQGVVSMADIARGVYLDALVLDYIARLIEATRLATEVRLGVSVRGAIALTKAAKTWAIAHGRSYVTPDDVKALAEPVLAHRLILDPEAEFDGVTAGAVIGQVLLDTVPPSQRETV comes from the coding sequence ATGAGCATCACACCGGAGCAGACCTCCTGGTTCCAGGAGACGTTCGCGACGCTCGTCGACAACGTCGAGAAGGTCGTCCTCGGCAAGCGCCACGTCATCGAGCTCGCGTTCACCGCGATGGTCTCCGAGGGCCACCTGCTGCTGGAGGACTACCCGGGCACCGGCAAGACATCGCTCGCGCGCGCCATGGGTCAGACAGTGCAGGGTACGAGCAGCCGCATCCAGTTCACTCCCGATCTGCTGCCCGGCGACGTCACCGGCATCACGGTCTACGACCAGAGCCGCGGCGAGTTCGAGTTCCACCAGGGACCGATCTTCGCCAACATCGTGCTCGCCGACGAGATCAACCGCGCCTCGCCGAAGACCCAGTCGGCGTTGCTGGAGGTCATGGAGGAGGGCCAGGTCACCGTCGACGGTGTGAGCCGGCGCGTCGGCGTGCCCTTCCTCGTCGTCGCGACCCAGAACCCCGTCGAGCAGGCGGGCACCTACCGGCTGCCCGAGGCGCAGCTCGACCGCTTCCTGATGAAGACGACGCTGGGATACCCCGATCACGCCGCGACCGTGCGCATCCTCGAGGGCGCGGCCGAGTCCCGCCGCGAGGTCTCCCCCGTCATCACGCCCCAGGGCGTCGTGAGCATGGCCGACATCGCTCGCGGCGTCTACCTCGACGCGCTCGTCCTCGACTACATCGCGCGCCTGATCGAGGCGACGCGCCTGGCCACCGAGGTCCGCCTCGGCGTGAGCGTCCGCGGCGCGATCGCGCTGACGAAGGCAGCGAAGACGTGGGCCATCGCGCATGGTCGCAGCTACGTCACGCCCGACGATGTGAAGGCGCTGGCCGAGCCGGTGCTCGCCCACCGTCTCATCCTCGACCCCGAGGCGGAGTTCGACGGCGTGACGGCGGGGGCGGTCATCGGACAGGTGCTCCTCGACACGGTGCCGCCCAGCCAGAGAGAGACCGTGTGA
- a CDS encoding Ig-like domain-containing protein, protein MARRENTRPRVRRTTWIAAGAVTAVLAVTATLAVVWPGYDAQQTPPDDPTVWALQNGTGSGYARVNLELGEIDTVKQVDNGSALAQTTDRLFVYSDGSSQFSDVDMGRPADLTDDAEDAFTPTPPGTADIAVTGDAIAYRTEAGAVFGSSLSGGGEGIPIDPYADAEVPEGEERPRFVATAVAVDATGVVYAYSAAEDRVVRADSRTGSILGEDDAPADLETVQLSVVGTRWVLLDEATGDVWLRGRDEPVTTDLAAGARLQDAAPGGDRAYIADSDGVVAVDISGATASRALDRPGAGTAAKPAVLDSTVYAAWLGDGESAGSLWSSTEPDVVTDLDYRGADIGDNVDPAFIGNGTRLALNDRRSGWVWNVPDGALVASSQQWDLDRQIEVEQQDDATSERVVDPKPPVAVDDAFGVRAGSVTLLPVLLNDHDPNEDVLSIDPASLENLDPAFGTASITGAQQQLTVAVSPDAAGTATLRYRVTDGTAADGLLSDVATVTLTVVPDDQNTAPVWCGVEGCLASWPSLTVAPGATVSAELLEGWVDPEGDPVFLAGATNDTGVGTVTTSPEGTLTYQHPDPNATEGLAVTITVTVSDARGATVTQPLTITVTPTPELTAESFAVTGVVGEPLDVSVAPYVTGAAGPVTLSGVVPLDEAQTTAAANPAALSMVVTASAPGSFLVQYTVRDSLTEATATVRVTMLAPESAGITTPPLTAFVRPNEDATIDVASAVSNPAGSVLLLSDIRPESDPFASLGVDLVGQSLLRVSGTTDSGEPGRLGVVRYTVSDGTGSAAATAQGELTVVLLPSATAEPPIAVDDAVTVRAGTQIDIPVLDNDTAPSGALIAIDPSSIVNETGGGLAFATSRLLRYLAPEQAGTYALTYTIFRLGFPEVRDTARVTVTVVGDESNQAPLPRTLVGRVLSGQSVSIPLDAYAVDPDGDPVVLDRVVAQPEQGSATISADGSAIVYTSPDGFSGQVRFRYAVRDPSGATGTADVRVGVIDTQTDPSPVTYSDYLQVQVGAESTAVVRPTDNDIDPAGSKLELIDVAPNAQEGSSEYDTLRELIGTVENGAVTLRAGEVLGTFSYTYTVRNERGDTAIGLIVVKTVREPVPDYPVVRDTVLTLENREDFPRGIDVLDGQVSWNTGDVSGLRLSLWGEPTDLDVDGWKISGELPERSRLIPFEVTGTAFDGTDVTSYGFLRVPGEADVRLALREGFPPLQVREKESVEIDLSDAVRVPRGATLVIDDGIRAGGARGEAVCSVVSGTTIRYTAGAGAPWTDSCIVPARLSTQDIATFLTLRVIVEAEIPQPSLRSASLTVSPGATQTYDLAQMVQWAGRADWESVRYAGSYGGDQFTVTVEGTTATVTAADAARPGRQEPVSISLPSHSDTAPANLLLTVGPAPSTLPKGGSAVQTCSQSGGATSCTIEVIGGAGEVNPLPGTPLRLVGASGPGNCTGVSFSRASDTAVRATWSSDAPGAAECTGSFTVEDAQGRQSSGARNGQVILDLQGLPANPSRMEWTAYTGDSVSLRVTSDGGSYPAVQGYRITADGREVATCPASGSCSPISAPVGEKITYEARAYSSVGESRSTVRAQAWAYRPPAQPAGSSFEPTPNGRDGGRATITVTGLDATTGSVRLTGGRQGSDTRPVVGGTATFTNYDVGSNSATTLTATPLTTFDLPPIAAGSSEGQSRAVTAHGVGAPGLTLTETNTSNSMRVTASVAPNGDGTQTLIGFSDVSADACVPSGSATSQQFEAQAFKRKTVWACAEHTFNGKQGFGVTRAEISARPVGNVEAPTGMTFRVSSTASGNAQSGYTYALQGTHSDPGAKPFDDARLVYYVNGNRRDSFAPEYNRPDDQWTARWCDSFLGFDSNCSDPIAISPASGSASTPVSVAIQNLPSCRSTDTSAPSWDPRWPNLTYEVTSQIGGAAEAITHVDYTVTWTGKLSPLEPITVRQNCEQVTPPPAEPSAPAETNTTP, encoded by the coding sequence ATGGCGCGGCGTGAGAACACGCGCCCCCGCGTGCGGCGCACGACCTGGATCGCCGCAGGCGCCGTGACGGCGGTGCTCGCGGTCACGGCGACACTCGCGGTCGTCTGGCCCGGCTACGACGCGCAGCAGACGCCGCCCGACGACCCCACCGTGTGGGCGCTCCAGAACGGGACCGGCAGCGGCTACGCCCGTGTCAACCTCGAGCTCGGCGAGATCGACACCGTCAAGCAGGTCGACAACGGCAGCGCGCTCGCGCAGACCACCGACCGCCTGTTCGTCTACAGCGACGGTTCGTCGCAGTTCTCCGACGTCGACATGGGACGGCCCGCCGACCTCACGGACGACGCCGAGGACGCCTTCACCCCCACCCCTCCGGGCACCGCTGACATCGCCGTGACCGGTGACGCGATCGCCTATCGCACCGAGGCGGGCGCGGTGTTCGGCTCGAGCCTGTCGGGCGGCGGTGAGGGAATCCCGATCGACCCGTACGCCGACGCCGAGGTACCCGAGGGTGAGGAGAGGCCGCGGTTCGTGGCCACGGCCGTCGCGGTCGACGCCACCGGCGTCGTGTACGCCTACTCGGCCGCCGAAGACCGGGTGGTCCGGGCAGACTCGCGCACGGGCAGCATCCTCGGCGAGGACGACGCACCGGCTGATCTCGAGACGGTGCAGCTGAGTGTCGTCGGAACCCGCTGGGTGCTCCTCGACGAAGCGACCGGCGACGTCTGGCTGCGCGGACGCGACGAACCGGTGACGACCGACCTCGCCGCCGGAGCGCGGCTCCAGGATGCCGCTCCCGGCGGCGACCGCGCGTACATCGCCGATTCCGACGGCGTCGTGGCCGTCGACATTTCCGGCGCGACAGCATCGCGGGCGCTGGATCGCCCCGGTGCCGGCACCGCCGCGAAGCCCGCCGTGCTCGATTCGACCGTCTACGCCGCATGGCTCGGCGACGGCGAGTCGGCCGGATCTCTGTGGTCGAGCACGGAGCCCGACGTCGTGACCGACCTGGACTACCGCGGCGCCGACATCGGCGACAACGTCGATCCGGCCTTCATCGGGAACGGAACGAGGCTCGCGCTGAACGACCGTCGTTCGGGCTGGGTGTGGAACGTTCCCGACGGCGCGCTCGTGGCGTCGTCGCAGCAGTGGGACCTCGACCGTCAGATCGAGGTCGAGCAGCAGGATGATGCGACCTCCGAGCGCGTCGTGGATCCGAAGCCGCCCGTGGCGGTCGACGACGCGTTCGGCGTCCGCGCCGGTTCGGTAACGCTCCTGCCCGTACTGCTGAACGACCACGATCCGAACGAGGACGTGCTGAGCATCGACCCGGCCTCGCTCGAGAACCTCGATCCCGCGTTCGGGACGGCGTCCATCACGGGTGCCCAGCAGCAGCTGACCGTCGCGGTTTCTCCGGATGCCGCAGGCACGGCGACCCTGCGCTACCGCGTGACCGACGGCACGGCCGCCGACGGTCTGCTCTCGGACGTTGCGACGGTGACTCTCACGGTCGTCCCCGACGACCAGAACACCGCGCCGGTGTGGTGCGGTGTCGAGGGATGCCTCGCCTCGTGGCCCTCGCTCACGGTCGCGCCCGGCGCCACGGTCTCTGCGGAGCTCCTCGAGGGCTGGGTCGACCCGGAGGGCGACCCGGTCTTCCTCGCCGGGGCGACCAACGACACCGGGGTAGGAACCGTGACGACGTCACCCGAGGGGACGCTGACCTACCAGCACCCCGACCCGAACGCGACCGAAGGACTGGCCGTGACGATCACGGTGACGGTCTCCGACGCGCGCGGGGCGACGGTGACGCAACCGCTCACGATCACCGTGACGCCGACGCCCGAGCTCACCGCCGAATCATTCGCGGTGACCGGCGTCGTCGGGGAACCGCTCGATGTGTCGGTCGCGCCCTACGTCACCGGCGCGGCCGGCCCGGTCACCCTCAGCGGCGTCGTTCCGCTCGACGAGGCCCAGACCACGGCGGCGGCGAATCCCGCCGCCCTCAGCATGGTCGTCACCGCGTCGGCGCCCGGGTCGTTCCTCGTGCAGTACACCGTCCGCGACTCGCTGACGGAGGCGACGGCCACCGTGCGCGTGACGATGCTCGCCCCCGAGTCGGCGGGCATCACGACGCCGCCCCTCACCGCCTTCGTGCGGCCCAACGAGGACGCGACGATCGATGTCGCATCGGCGGTGTCGAACCCGGCCGGCTCGGTGCTGCTCCTGAGCGACATCCGTCCCGAGAGCGATCCGTTCGCCTCGCTCGGTGTCGACCTCGTCGGCCAGAGCCTGCTGCGGGTGAGCGGCACGACCGACTCGGGCGAGCCCGGGCGCCTGGGTGTAGTGCGGTACACCGTGTCTGACGGCACCGGCAGTGCGGCCGCGACGGCTCAGGGCGAGCTGACGGTCGTCCTGCTGCCGTCGGCGACCGCCGAGCCCCCGATCGCCGTCGACGACGCGGTGACGGTACGAGCGGGCACGCAGATCGACATCCCCGTGCTCGACAACGACACCGCCCCCTCAGGTGCGCTCATCGCGATCGACCCGTCATCGATCGTGAACGAGACCGGAGGCGGCCTCGCCTTCGCCACCAGCCGCCTGCTCCGCTACCTCGCCCCCGAACAGGCGGGCACATACGCCCTGACGTACACGATCTTCCGTCTGGGCTTCCCCGAGGTCAGGGACACGGCGCGCGTGACCGTCACCGTCGTGGGTGACGAGTCGAACCAGGCGCCCCTCCCCCGCACGCTCGTGGGACGGGTGCTGAGCGGCCAGTCGGTGAGCATCCCACTCGACGCCTACGCGGTCGACCCCGACGGCGACCCGGTCGTGCTCGACCGCGTCGTCGCTCAGCCCGAGCAGGGGTCGGCGACCATCTCGGCCGATGGCTCGGCGATCGTCTACACCAGTCCCGACGGGTTCAGCGGACAGGTCAGGTTCCGATACGCCGTCCGCGACCCCAGCGGCGCGACCGGTACGGCGGACGTGCGCGTGGGCGTCATCGACACGCAGACCGATCCGAGTCCGGTCACCTACAGCGACTACCTGCAGGTACAGGTCGGCGCCGAGAGCACGGCGGTCGTCCGCCCCACCGACAACGACATCGACCCCGCGGGAAGCAAGCTCGAGCTGATCGACGTCGCACCCAACGCCCAGGAGGGCTCGAGCGAGTACGACACGCTGCGAGAGCTCATCGGGACGGTCGAGAACGGCGCCGTGACACTTCGCGCCGGTGAGGTGCTCGGCACCTTCTCGTACACGTACACCGTCCGCAACGAGCGGGGCGACACCGCGATCGGACTCATCGTCGTCAAGACCGTCCGCGAGCCGGTGCCCGACTACCCGGTCGTACGCGACACCGTGCTCACGCTCGAGAACCGCGAGGACTTCCCGCGGGGCATCGACGTGCTCGACGGTCAGGTGTCGTGGAACACCGGCGACGTCTCCGGCCTCCGCCTGTCGTTGTGGGGCGAGCCCACCGACCTCGACGTCGACGGCTGGAAGATCTCGGGCGAGTTGCCGGAGCGGTCGCGCCTGATCCCCTTCGAGGTCACGGGCACGGCCTTCGACGGCACCGACGTGACCTCGTACGGGTTCCTGCGCGTGCCCGGCGAGGCCGACGTGCGCCTCGCCCTGCGCGAGGGCTTCCCGCCCCTGCAGGTGCGCGAGAAGGAGAGCGTCGAGATCGACCTCTCCGACGCGGTACGCGTCCCCCGCGGCGCGACCCTCGTCATCGACGACGGCATCCGTGCGGGAGGCGCTCGAGGCGAGGCCGTCTGCAGCGTGGTGTCGGGCACCACGATCCGCTACACCGCCGGCGCGGGTGCGCCGTGGACCGACAGCTGCATCGTGCCCGCGCGACTGAGCACGCAGGACATCGCGACCTTCCTGACGCTGCGGGTGATCGTCGAGGCGGAGATCCCGCAGCCGAGCCTGCGGAGCGCGTCGCTCACGGTGAGCCCGGGAGCGACCCAGACCTACGACCTGGCGCAGATGGTCCAATGGGCCGGCCGCGCCGATTGGGAGTCGGTGCGCTACGCCGGTTCGTACGGAGGCGACCAGTTCACCGTCACGGTCGAGGGCACCACGGCGACCGTGACGGCAGCGGATGCCGCCCGCCCGGGCCGCCAGGAACCGGTCTCGATCTCGCTTCCGAGCCATTCCGACACCGCTCCCGCCAACCTGCTCCTGACGGTCGGCCCGGCACCCTCGACGCTGCCCAAGGGCGGCTCCGCCGTGCAGACCTGCTCGCAGTCGGGCGGCGCGACCTCGTGCACGATCGAGGTGATCGGCGGCGCCGGAGAGGTCAACCCGCTGCCCGGAACGCCGCTGCGGCTCGTCGGCGCCAGCGGTCCCGGGAACTGCACCGGCGTGTCGTTCTCGCGCGCGAGCGACACCGCGGTGCGTGCGACGTGGAGCTCCGATGCTCCCGGCGCCGCCGAGTGCACCGGAAGCTTCACCGTCGAAGACGCACAGGGCCGCCAGTCCAGCGGCGCACGCAACGGGCAGGTCATCCTCGATCTGCAGGGTCTTCCGGCCAATCCCTCGCGGATGGAGTGGACCGCGTACACCGGTGACTCCGTCAGCCTGCGTGTCACCTCCGACGGCGGTTCGTACCCCGCGGTCCAGGGCTATCGGATCACCGCCGACGGTCGCGAGGTCGCCACCTGCCCGGCATCCGGGTCGTGCTCACCGATCTCCGCCCCGGTCGGCGAGAAGATCACGTACGAGGCCCGCGCCTACAGCTCCGTCGGCGAATCGCGCTCGACCGTTCGCGCGCAGGCCTGGGCCTACCGCCCGCCGGCACAGCCCGCGGGATCGTCGTTCGAGCCGACACCCAACGGCCGCGACGGCGGCCGCGCGACGATCACGGTGACGGGGCTGGATGCCACGACCGGCAGTGTGCGTCTGACCGGCGGCCGGCAGGGATCGGACACGCGTCCGGTCGTCGGCGGCACCGCGACATTCACGAACTACGACGTCGGCTCGAACTCCGCGACCACGCTCACCGCGACCCCGCTGACGACCTTCGACCTGCCGCCGATCGCGGCGGGCTCGAGCGAAGGACAGTCGCGCGCGGTCACCGCGCACGGCGTCGGCGCTCCGGGGCTGACCCTGACCGAGACCAACACGTCGAACTCGATGCGCGTGACGGCATCGGTGGCCCCGAACGGCGACGGGACGCAGACCCTCATCGGGTTCAGCGACGTATCGGCCGACGCGTGCGTGCCGTCTGGTTCGGCGACGAGCCAGCAGTTCGAGGCGCAGGCGTTCAAGCGCAAGACGGTGTGGGCGTGCGCCGAGCACACGTTCAACGGCAAGCAGGGCTTTGGCGTCACCCGAGCGGAGATCTCCGCTCGGCCGGTCGGCAACGTCGAGGCGCCGACGGGGATGACCTTCCGGGTGTCGTCGACGGCGAGCGGGAACGCGCAGAGCGGCTACACCTACGCCCTCCAGGGCACGCACAGCGACCCCGGCGCCAAGCCCTTCGACGATGCCCGACTCGTCTACTACGTCAACGGCAACCGGCGCGACTCGTTCGCACCCGAGTACAACCGTCCCGACGATCAGTGGACGGCGCGGTGGTGCGACAGCTTCCTCGGTTTCGACAGCAACTGCTCGGACCCGATCGCCATCTCGCCCGCTTCCGGGAGCGCGTCCACGCCTGTCTCGGTCGCGATCCAGAATCTGCCGTCATGCCGAAGCACCGACACGTCTGCTCCCAGCTGGGACCCGCGCTGGCCGAACCTCACGTACGAGGTCACGTCGCAGATCGGCGGTGCCGCGGAAGCGATCACGCACGTGGACTACACCGTGACCTGGACGGGCAAGCTGTCGCCGCTCGAACCCATCACCGTGCGCCAGAACTGCGAGCAGGTCACCCCGCCTCCGGCGGAGCCGAGCGCCCCCGCCGAAACGAACACGACCCCCTGA